In Ornithorhynchus anatinus isolate Pmale09 chromosome 5, mOrnAna1.pri.v4, whole genome shotgun sequence, the DNA window CTTCTCGGCTCCCCGGACAGCTTTCGGCGCCTGCGCAGTTGGGCGATGGTGAGCCGGCCTTTCACTTCGCGGCTCCCCGACCCGCTTTCGGCGCCTGCGCAGTTGGGCGATGGTGAGCCGGCCTTTCACTTCGCGGCTCCCCGGCCCGCTTTCGGCGCCTGCGCAGTTGGGCCACAGTGAGCCGGGGTTTCACTTCGCGGCTCCCCGGCCTCCTTTCGGCGCCTGCGCAGTTGGGCGATGGTGAGCCGGCCTTTTGACTTCGCGGCTCCCCGGTCTCCTTTCGGCGCCTGCGCCGTTGGGCGATGGTGAGGCGGCTCGCCGGTCTCCTTTCGGCGCCTGCGCCGTTGGGCGATGGTGAGGCGGCTCCCCGGCCTCCTTTCTGCGCCTGCGCAGTTGGGCGACGGCGAGCCGGCCTTtccctcggcggcggcggcggcggcggcgcgggccgATGTGTGCGCCTGCGCAGTAGGGCGCCAGCGAGGCGGCGCGATGGCGGGCGCGGGGTTGGGGTCGGAGCTGCCGGAGCCGGCGGGGTTGGCGCACTGGGCCGGGCTCATGGCGGGCTTCGCCGAGCGGCTGGGCGGGCAGGGCCGGCGGCTGGTGCTGGTCACGTCGGGCGGGACGAAGGTGCCGCTGGAGGCGCGGCCCGTGCGCTTCCTGGACAACTTCAGCAGCGGGCGGCGCGGCGCCGCCTCGGCCGAGGCCTTCCTGGCGGCCGGCTACGCCGTCCTCTTCCTCCACCGCGCCCGCTCCGCCTTCCCCTTCGCCCACCGCTTCCCGCCGCAGGCCTGGCTGCCCGCGCTGAGGCTCGTCGACCCCGACCCTCGGGACCAACACGCTTCGCGGGACGTTGATCGGGCCGGGGCTCGGGACTCGCCGCGGCCCTTGGCCAGTCCTCAGGCCTTGTCCCCTGCTCAGGCCTTGGCCAGTCCTCAGGCCTTGTCCCCTGCTCAGGCCTTGTCCCCTGCTCAGGCCTTGGCCAGTCCTCAGGCCTTGTCCCCTGCTCAGGCCTTGGCCAGTCCTCAGGCCTCTGCACAGGCCTTGTCCAGTCCTCAGGCCTTGTCTAATCCTCAAGCCTTGCCTAATCCTCAAGCCTTGTCCTCTGCTCAGGCCTTGTCCAGTCCTCAGGCCTTGTCCCCTGCTCAGGCCTTGTCCCAGCCTCAGGCCTCATCCCCTCAGTCCTGTCATGAGGCCTCCTCCCACCCGGCCCCGTCCAGTCCCCAGACCTCATCCCGCAGGCCCCAGGGCCCGGGGCCGATGCTGCGTCTGGAGGCGTCGATGTCGGCGCTGCCGGGCTTGGCCACCGCCCTGCGGCGCTACCAGGAGGCGTTGGCCGCCGGCACCTTCCTGGCGGTGGAGTTCACCACGCTGGCCGACTACCTCTACCTGCTGCGAGCCGCCGCCCGGGCGCTCAGCCCGCTCGGTGCGTGCCCGGGGACGCCCCGCGGGACGCAGCCCGGGCCCCCCAGACGCTCGGCTGCCCGGTCGTctggggccggagcccgggcttgggttccgatcccggccccgccgctcgtctcccGTGTGAGCCGAagccggtcacttctctgggtctcctccACCGTcaacgactgcgagccccacgtgggaccgcccgatgaccttgCGTTGACTCTAGCGcttagaagtagagaagcagcgtggctcagtgggaagagcccgggctttggagtcagagctcatgagttcgaatcccagctctgccacctgtcagctgggtgactgtggccaagtcactaacttctctgggcctcagttacctcatctgtaaaacgaggatgaagactgtgagccccacgtgggacaacctgattcccctgtgtctaccccagcgcttagaacagtgctctgcacatagtaagcgcttaacaaatacaaataccaacattattattaaccgtgccagacgcatagtaagcgctgagccagtgccatcgtcatcgttattattaagtcacttaggtctgggcctcagtttcctcatctaaaattcATATTtgaggattgaggctgcgagccccacatggaacaggggactgtgtccagcccgattggcttgcatccaccccagcgctcagtacggtgcctggcatagcgtaagcccttaaatagagaagcagcgtggctctgtggaaagagcacgggcttgggagtcagaggtcatgggttcgaatccccgctctgccgcttgtccactgtgggcaagtcgcttcacttctctgggcctcagttccctcatctgtaaaatggggattaactgtgagcctcacgtgggacaacctgatgaccttgtctctaccccagcgcttagaacagtgctctgcacatagtaagcgcttaacaaataccaacattattattatt includes these proteins:
- the LOC100074041 gene encoding phosphopantothenate--cysteine ligase isoform X5, which codes for MVRRLPGLLSAPAQLGDGEPAFPSAAAAAAARADVCACAVGRQRGGAMAGAGLGSELPEPAGLAHWAGLMAGFAERLGGQGRRLVLVTSGGTKVPLEARPVRFLDNFSSGRRGAASAEAFLAAGYAVLFLHRARSAFPFAHRFPPQAWLPALRLVDPDPRDQHASRDVDRAGARDSPRPLASPQALSPAQALASPQALSPAQALSPAQALASPQALSPAQALASPQASAQALSSPQALSNPQALPNPQALSSAQALSSPQALSPAQALSQPQASSPQSCHEASSHPAPSSPQTSSRRPQGPGPMLRLEASMSALPGLATALRRYQEALAAGTFLAVEFTTLADYLYLLRAAARALSPLGSSAMFYLAAAVSDFYVPASEMPQHKIQSSAGPLQITMKMVPKMLSPLIKDWAPGAFVISFKLETDPTIVIDRARKALETYSHQVVVANVLESRRTSVVVVTRDSETPLSLTDEELNDGIEIEEKIVSTLQSQHTAFMDKRHASREPACTPSKT